The Paenibacillus mucilaginosus 3016 genome includes the window CCAGATACTGGTTGAACTGCGCCTCGCTGAGCTGCTGGCGGAGAGGCATCACCTTGTTGGTCGTCCCGAGCAGCGTCTGCACATGGTGACCCACTTCGTGGGCGATGACATAGGCCATGGCAAAATCCCCCGGCGCCTGGAACTTCTGCTGCAGCTCATCATAGAAGCTCAGGTCAATGTACAGCTTCTGGTCCCCTGGACAGTAGAACGGGCCGGCCGAAGCCCCGGAGACGCCGCACGCGGACTCCACGCTGCCCGAGTAGAGCACGAGCGTCGGCTCTTTGTAATCCAGGCCTTCCTGCCGGAAGATCTCATCCCATGTTTTCTCGGTATCGGCCAACACGACGGAGACGAACTCCGCGAGCTCCTTGTCCTGCGCCGACTCCTGGTACACGACGGTGGAGCCGTTCCCGCCCCCCGTAATCGCGCTCATGATATCTCCGGGACCCCCGCCGCCGAGCAGCGTGATGATGATCACGAGGATGATGCCGCCGATCCCGCCGCCGATCATCTTCCCTCCTCCCATGCCGCCCATGCCTCTGCGGTCTTCGACATTCGCGCTGCCTTGTCTCCCTTTCCACTGCATGCTTGTTCCTCCCTTTTCCAGGTCTGGGGTTGTTTTCAGGTTGTTCGTGTTATGAGTGTTTACCCCGAAAAGGACAAGCTTGACACCCGGCAGGAATTGGAAGGGCTCGGGCATATCAAGTGCTCGGGCATATCTTTTTGCGCTCCGTTATGCTTCGCATAAAGGTCGCTTTCAAAAAGATATCTCCTCGCTGGCAGGAAGGATTTAGTAAAAAACAAAACCGCTGAAGGAAACAGCGGTTTTGCTACGTGATCTTGCACCTTCACTTGAAAGAAAGCAGATT containing:
- a CDS encoding neutral zinc metallopeptidase, which gives rise to MQWKGRQGSANVEDRRGMGGMGGGKMIGGGIGGIILVIIITLLGGGGPGDIMSAITGGGNGSTVVYQESAQDKELAEFVSVVLADTEKTWDEIFRQEGLDYKEPTLVLYSGSVESACGVSGASAGPFYCPGDQKLYIDLSFYDELQQKFQAPGDFAMAYVIAHEVGHHVQTLLGTTNKVMPLRQQLSEAQFNQYLVRFELQADYYAGVWARSAQGQQLLEEGDLEEALTAASAVGDDTIQKKAQGYVVPESFTHGTSAQRKQAFYEGFQSGKLGGMNPMAAGNASGW